The following are from one region of the Cinclus cinclus chromosome 7, bCinCin1.1, whole genome shotgun sequence genome:
- the ENO4 gene encoding enolase 4, which yields MEAGERRWRLRREAAEYYRGLRVPERMEEALNELFLQRPEDLYGELANYFSKFSKAPVICKLVGRKLFDGVGQPTLEVEIYCTVRNYEKRICSTVMATHSQIPENALPETSEADEKERNDSVHTAVEWVNESLNTMLRCLDPTDQCQADKMLGEYFANKVEEKKEIERQEKEKEEEEAAKASPAPSLCPPASTPKQKKGGKPAKKVSVEVKLIPPAEPAESVLWGSLAIGGTSLAIAKAGATISHVPLYLYTALLKHHQESPKEMTLPLPMVTLLNCEKNSRTKLKLVKEVMVIPPVELSLKQGIKRVLDIQKEITRLLESSGKKPGSQADSKKGKAQKSPPPNLKISHLGCLTIGYDSLEQLLLQMETACNNIGLELGTDLYLAINCAAHELMDYEKGKYEILTGTFKSPDEMVAMYVEMIDNFPFIIALIDPLRKEDREQWSSICCALGSKCYLIAEDGATQISKLKTDQNINIATCSGVVLKYINQTKVSDLIELTGILDGQRHITILGSPDGESSDESLVDLAVGLGARFLKLGGLSRGERVAKYNRLLAIEEELAANGALREAKLEFVVFAEESLPEHPDVLRAPEQD from the exons GCTAACTACTTTTCTAAATTTTCAAAAGCTCCAGTAATATGCAAATTAGTTGGAAGAAAACTTTTTGATGGAGTTGGTCAGCCAACATTAGAAGTGGAAATATACTGTACAGTTAGAAACTATGAGAAG aggATTTGTTCCACTGTAATGGCTACTCATTCTCAAATACCTGAAAATGCTTTGCCTGAAACAAGTGAAGCtgatgagaaagaaagaaatgactCTGTTCATACTGCTGTGGAATGGGTCAATGAATCACTGAACACAATGTTAAGGTGCTTGGATCCTACTGACCAGTGTCAAGCTGATAAGATGCTTGG TGAATACTTTGCAAACaaggtagaagaaaaaaaggaaattgaaaggcaagagaaagaaaaagaggaagaagaagcagcaaaagcCAGTCCTGCCCCTTCTTTGTGCCCTCCGGCCTCAACACCTAAgcaaaaaaagggaggaaaaccag CAAAGAAGGTGTCAGTGGAAGTGAAACTCATCCCACCTGCAGAACCTGCTGAATCAGTGCTGTGGGGCAGCTTGGCCATTGGGGGAACATCACTTGCCATAGCAAAGGCTGGGGCCACCATTAGCCATGTCCCATTGTACTTATATACTGCACTGCTGAAACACCATCAG GAGTCACCTAAAGAAATGACTCTACCACTCCCAATGGTTACTCTGTtgaactgtgaaaaaaattcaCGTACAAAACTGAAATTAGTCAAAGAAGTTATGGTTATACCACCAGTGGAGTTATCACTCAAACAG GGGATAAAAAGAGTTCTGgatattcagaaagaaattacaAGACTGTTGGAGTCTTCAGGCAAAAAG CCTGGTTCACAAGCAGACagtaagaaaggaaaagcacaaaaatctccg ccACCAAACTTAAAAATATCACACTTAGGCTGCCTGACGATAGGATATGATAGCCTAGAACAACTGCTACTCCAGATGGAAACAGCTTGCAACAATATAGGTCTGGAGCTAGGAACAGACTTGTACTTAGCAATAAATTGTGCTGCTCATGAATTAATGGATTAT gaaaaaggaaaatatgaaatactCACTGGAACATTCAAAAGTCCTGATGAAATGGTTGCCATGTATGTGGAAATGAttgataattttccttttattattgCATTAATAGATCCCTTAAGAAAAGAG GACAGAGAACAGTGGAGCAGCATCTGTTGTGCCCTTGGTTCCAAATGCTACCTGATTGCTGAAGATGGTGCCACACAAATTTCCAAACTCAAAACTGACCAAAACATAAACATAGCAACGTGCAGTGGTGTTGTCCTAAAATACATTAACCAAACCAAGGTGTCAGACCTCATAGAACTTACTGGAATTCTGGATG GTCAAAGACATATTACCATATTGGGAAGTCCAGATGGAGAATCTTCAGATGAGAGCCTCGTGGATCTG GCTGTGGGCCTGGGTGCCAGGTTCCTCAAGTTGGGAGGTCTGTCCCGAGGAGAAAGGGTGGCCAAATACAACCGGCTGCTGGCTATAGAGGAGGAGCTGGCCGCGAATGGAGCGCTGC GTGAAGCAAAACTTGAATTTGTTGTTTTTGCTGAAGAATCACTGCCAGAACATCCTGATGTGCTTCGTGCCCCAGAGCAGGATTAG